A region from the Algoriphagus machipongonensis genome encodes:
- a CDS encoding GNAT family N-acetyltransferase, producing the protein MKTTQHLFTSSRLGFRLWQDSDLDVFSAMNSDPETMKYFEKPLSKDESKAMMERMNNMYKEKGYCYFAVDLMKTGELIGMIGLGWKTFKAEFTPCVDIGWRIRKTYWNYGYSTEGAKRCLEYAKELGIKEVLSLASSDNKASIRVMQKIGMEYWLDFDHPDLKKSKHLNPCSLYQIILGNTIEINLPSVGEI; encoded by the coding sequence TTCACCTCCTCACGACTAGGTTTCCGTCTTTGGCAAGATTCTGACCTCGACGTCTTCAGCGCCATGAATTCCGACCCGGAAACCATGAAATACTTTGAAAAGCCACTTTCCAAAGACGAGTCAAAAGCGATGATGGAGCGAATGAACAATATGTATAAGGAGAAAGGCTATTGTTATTTCGCAGTAGATCTGATGAAAACAGGAGAACTAATAGGAATGATTGGGCTGGGCTGGAAAACTTTCAAAGCCGAGTTCACTCCTTGCGTGGACATAGGATGGAGGATAAGAAAAACATACTGGAACTATGGCTATTCTACCGAAGGAGCAAAACGATGCCTGGAGTATGCAAAGGAGCTTGGAATCAAGGAAGTCTTATCCCTAGCTTCTTCAGACAACAAAGCCTCGATCAGGGTAATGCAAAAAATCGGAATGGAATATTGGTTGGACTTCGATCATCCAGATCTAAAAAAATCAAAGCATCTGAATCCTTGTAGTTTGTATCAAATAATACTTGGAAATACAATAGAAATAAACCTCCCTTCGGTCGGTGAAATATAA